AACTTTTGTCTTATTGTGCATTTTTCTTCAATTTCATATATTTTTGTTTTTTCCATAAGCTATTATATACCAAAATTGGCAATATAAATAAAAAAATTTTTTTCCAATTTAAAAAATTTTTAATAAAAATCAGATGATAATTATCACTAAAAACAGACTTGCCATTAAAATTTTTCTGATTTTATTACATCCAAGATATCTTTCAAAACTTTTCCAGCACTGTCATAAAATATAATTTCTGCGATCCAGTCCCACTCTGTCTGGACTTTGTTGATGAAAATAAGTTTCGCACCATTTTGGTAAGCAATTCTTGGAATTGAGGCTGCGGGTTCAACCTGAAGAGATGTGCCGATAACAAACATGATATCACATTTATTTGCAATTTGTTGAGCCATAAGGAGTTCTTTTTCAGGCATAGGTTCTCCGAAAAATACAATTGTTGGTTTTATAATACCTCCACAAACTTCGCATCTTAAATCAAGTTCCTGTTCTTTGAGCATTTTCAGAACTTCCTCAAGAGGATAAACTTTTTCGCAATCAAGGCATATATATCCTCTCTGATTTCCGTGAAGTTCAATAACACTTTTATTACCAGCCATCTGATGAAGTCCGTCAATATTCTGAGTTATTACATATTTGAGAAGCCCTCTTTTTTCAAGCTCTGCGAGCGCATTATGAGCATTATTTGGTTTTGCATTGATAATTTCCTGAATCAGTTCTCTTTTCATTTTCCAAAATTCATTTCTTGCTTTTCTATCAATGATAAATTCCTGATAAGTTACGATTCTAAATCTTTGCCATAAACCATTCGGACTGCGAAAATCAGGTATTCCAGATTCTGTAGAAATTCCTGCGCCAGTAAAGGCAACAGAGTATGTTGATTTTTTTATGAGTTCATAGGTTTTACTAATTTTTTCGTGGTAAGAAATGTCCATGTTTTTTGAAAATATCAGAAAGAAAATTTTCTGTCAAGCTTTTAAACTGTAAGTTTCATTCCGAGTTTTAACATTTTTTCTTTTATTTTGAATATCTTATCTCGTATCTCTGCTGCTTTTTCAAATTCAAGATTCTCTGCTGCGTGCTTCATTTCCTGTTCAAGTTTTTTAATTGTTTCTTCATTTAGTTCATATTCTTCTGCTTCTTCTTTAACTACATCTACTGTTACATAATCTTTTTCATAGATTGATGATAAAATGTCTTTTATTTTGCTTTTTACGGTTTCTGGAGATATTCCGTTCTTTTTGTTATACTTCATCTGAATTTCACGTCTTCTTTCAGTTTCTTCAATTGCTTTTTTCATTGAATCTGTTACTGTATCAGCATAAAATATAACAGTTCCATTTATATTTCTGGATGCTCTGCCTGCTGTTTGAATTAATGACCTTTCAGAGCGAAGAAAACCTTCTTTGTCAGCATCAAATATGGCAACTAAGGATACTTCAGGAAGGTCAAGTCCTTCTCTAAGAAGATTAACTCCTATAAGCACATCAAACTTTCCAAGCCTTAAATCCTTTAGTATTTCAACTCTTTCAAGAGTGTCAATATCTGAATGGAGATACTTGGCTTTTATGCCAACAGTTGTGTAGTAATCAGTCAGGTCTTCAGCCATTTTTTTTGTGATTGTGGTTACTAAAACTCTTTCACCTCTGCTTACCCTTTTATGAATTTCTTCAAGTAGGTCTTCAACCTGATTTGTAGCAGGACGAACCTCAATCTTAGGGTCAACAAGTCCAGTTGGTCTGATAATCTGTTCAACAATCCTTCCCCCTGATTTTTCAATCTCATAGTCTCCTGGTGTTGCGGATACATAAATTACGTAATTCATTCTATGTTCAAACTCTTTAAATGTAAGAGGTCTGTTATCAAGAGCAGAGGGAAGCCTAAATCCATATTCTACAAGTGTCTGCTTACGGGAACGGTCTCCTTCATACATTCCTCCAATCTGAGGCACAGTAACATGGCTTTCATCAATAACTGTAAGAAAGTCTCCCTTTGATGGTCCAGCGTAAATATAATCAATCAATGTAAAGGGAGGTTCTCCAGGAAGTCTGCCGCTAAGGTGCCTTGAGTAGTTTTCTATTCCGTGGCAGTGTCCGAACTGACTCAAAAGCTCCATGTCAAAACGGGTCCTCTTTTCAATTCGTTCTGCAAAAAGCTCTTCACCTCTTTCTTTGAAATATTTAATTCTCTCTTGCAGTTCCTCTTCTATAGTCTCAAGAGCTTTTTTAAGTCTTGGTTCAGGAGTTACCCAGTGGCTATTTGGTGGAATAAATATTCTTTGTAGCCTTTTTTGCCTGCTTCCTGTAAGAGGGTCAATTTCATAAATAGCATCAATCTCATCATCAAAAAACTCAACCCTGTAAGCTTTGTCAAGGCAGTGTGATGCGAATATATCAACCACATCTCCTCTAACCCTAAAAGCGCCCCTTCTAAATTCCTCTTCTGCTCTTATATAAAGTATTTCAACAAGCTTTTTTAGCATAGCATCTCTTTCTGTTTTCATTCCTTCCTCAAGTGTTACATGCATTGACATATAGTCATCGGGAGAGCCAATTCCATAAATGCAGGAGACAGAAGCAACCACTATTACATCTTGTCTTGTAAGTACAGATAAAGTTGCAGAATGCCTCATTCTATCAATATCATCATTAATTAAGGCATCCTTTTCAATATAAGTGTCTGTTTCAGGAATATAGGCTTCGGGTTGGTAGTAGTCATAGTAACTAACATAATATTCCACTGCATTATAGGGAAAAAGTTCCTTTAATTCTCCATAAAGTTGAGCAGCGAGGGTTTTATTGTGGGCAATGACAAGTGTAGGCTTATTTACCTTTTCAATTACATTGGCAATAGTAAAAGTTTTCCCTGAACCAGTAACACCAAGCAAAACCTGATGTTTATAACCTTTTTTAATTCCTTCAACAAGTTGCTTTATTGCTTTTGGCTGATCTCCCTTTGGTTTAAAGGAGGTGTAAATTTTAAAATTTCCCATTGTTGATTTTTTACTTTAACAGACCTTCTATTAATGGTTTGATAATTGGTAGTTTGTTTTTAATAACATCCCAGACAATTTCATAATCTATGCCAAAGTAAAAATGTGCAATCTTATCCCTCATCTTTGCCATATATTTCCAAGGAATTTCTTTTGAGTTTTCTGTTAAATCCTTAGATAATTTTTTAGTAGATTCTCCTATGATATGAATTTGCCATAAAATTGCACTTTTTGTTTTTTCATCTTCAATAAATCTTTTAAAATCAATATCTTGAATAAAATTTTCTATGAGATTTATAGCAGTGAGGATATCCCGAATAAATAATTCATTTTCTTTTCTCATAAAAATATAGCTTCTTTCATAACTTTTTTCTTTATTTCTTCTCTTATCGCTGAAAGCCTGACAAGATCAATTTTTCTTTTTAGAATTTTTTGCAAATACTCCTCTAAATCAATAAGTAAAAAAATATCAGGAGTTTGATCAAAATCTACTAAAATATCAATATCACTTTTTTTATTCGCTATTCCTTTTGCCCATGAACCAAAAATAGCGATTTTATTTATATTAAATCTAAGTACAATTTCTTTTTTGTGTTTAGCTATGGTTGATTTAATATCATCTAATGATTTCATTTTATTTACTGAAGTAATTTTGCTGCTTTTTTTGCAAAATATGTAAGAATTATATCTGCTCCTGCTCTTTTTATTGCTGTAAGGATTTCCATCATAACTGCTTCTTCATTAAGCCAGCCAAGCTGAGCTGCGGCTTTTACCATTGAATATTCACCACTTACATTATAGGCTGCAACAGGAACATTAAAGTTTTTCTTTACATCAGAGATTATGTCAAGATATGCCAGAGCTGGCTTAACCATGACAATATCTGCTCCTTCCTCTATATCAAGAGCAACTTCTTTCAATGCTTCTCTACGATTTGCAGGGTCCATCTGATAACTGCGTCTGTCACCAAAAGCTGGAGTGGATTGCGCAGCCTCTCTGAAAGGACCATAAAAGGAAGATGCATATTTTGCTGCATAAGATAGAATTATTACATCAGAGAATCCCTCTTCATCAAGAACTTTGCGAATTCTTCCTATTCTTCCATCCATCATATCTGAGGGAGCAACAATATCAGCACCTGCTCTTGCATGAGAGAGAGCTTCAAGAGCTAAAATTTCAAGGGTTGAATCATTATCTATTTTCCCATTTTTTATAATTCCACAATGACCATGAGAAGTGTATTCACAGAGACAGACATCTGTCACCACAATTAAGTCTGGCAAAGCATCTTTTATAGCTTTTATAGCTTGCTGAACAACTCCTTTTTCATCATAGGCAGAGGAGGCTTTTTCGTCTTTATGTTCAGGTATTCCAAAGAGAATTATTGCAGGTATTCCAAGTGAAAATACTTCTTTTGCTGTTTTTACTGCCTCATCTATGCTTTCCTGAAAACATTCAGGCATTGAAGATATGGGATTTTTAACCTTCTTCCCAGGTACAACAAACATTGGATAAATAAAATCCTGAGGAGTGAGGGTGGTTTCCCTCACCATTTTTCTCAGGATATCTGTTCTTCTTAATCTTCTTGGGCGATGAATTGGAAACATCGCTTATACGCCGCAGGAACCTCCACAACCAGGTCCGCAAGAAGGCATTGGTCCTTTAAGTATGAATCCTTCCTGCTCTTCATCCTCATAGTAATCAAGCTCAAGCTCGCTTAAGAGATCAAAGGTCTGTTTATCCATATAAACCTTTAATCCATCTTTTTCTACTACTTCATCTCCTTCCTGAGGATTTTCATCAATATCAAGGCCAAATGATGGACTACAATATCCTTCAGCTGAGAATATTCTTAAGCCCCAACCTTCTTTTCCCTCGTTTTTGAGGATTAATTTTGCCTTTTCGGCTGCTTTTTCACTGATACTAAACACAGCTACCTCCTAAAAATTTTTTCTAACTTCAGAATAGCAGTTTTTTTTAATAATTTGCAAGAAAAAAATTAATTGGATAAAATACAACTATGCAATCACTTGAAAACAAAAAAATAGTTAGAGTTAAACAAAATGATATCACTGAAGTTGATGATATAATAGCTGTTGAGAAAAAAATAAAAGTCTATGTAAATAATGAAGAGATTGTATCCCTGTCTGCTTCTCCTTGTCAAATTAGAGAACTTGTTGTTGGTTTCCTTATGACAGAGGGGATTCTAAAAGGAGATTGGTGTCCTGAGAAAATAATGATTGAAGAAAATGAGAAACAGATTAAAGTTGTAGTTGAACTTGAAGGTCATGTTTGTCTTGATGGTAAAACAATTACATCAGGTTGTATGGCAGCAGTAAGTTTTCTTAATGATGTAAAAGAAACAATCAATGACCATTTAAAAATTAACGCATCTGCTTTGTTTAATCTTTTCAGACATTTTCAGGAAAAATCAATTCTATATAGAACTACAGGATGTATTCATGCAGCAGCGATAGCAGATGAAAATGAAATTTTATTCATAGCAGAAGATGTGGGAAGGCACAATGCAGTTGATAAAATAATAGGATGGACATTGCTTAACAGAGTCTCATTTAAGGGCAAAATAATGCTTGTAAGCGGACGAATCTCCTCTGAAATGGCATTAAAAACAGCGAAGTGGAAGATTCCTTTAATAGTAAGCAGAACAGCGCCTACGTCTCTTGCAATTGAATTTGCAGAAAAAGCAGGGTTAACCCTAATTGGCTTTCTGAGAGGGCAAAGATTTAATATATACAGTCATCCAGAAAGAATAGTTTTCTAAGTTGTACTACTCGGACAGATATCACTTAATGGACAGATTTTATGATTTGGTGCTTTAGCTTTGCAGATTTCTCTTCCAAGCATTATAAGAAGATGAGAGAGTTTTCCCCAATACTTACGAGGAGTTATTTCCATCAAATCTTGTTCAATTTTATCGGGATCTGTATTTTCTGTTAAGCCAAGTAGTTTTGATATTCTTTTTACATGGGTATCAACTGCGATTCCTTCATTTATTCCAAAAACATTCCATAACACAATATTTGCTGTTTTTCTTCCAACACCTGGGAGTGTAACTAATTCATTCATTGTTTTAGGTACCTGTCCATTAAATTCTTCAATTAATTTCTTTGCAAGATTCTTTATGTATTTTGCTTTGTTTTTATAGAAATTTATGCTTTTTATATCATTTTCAAGTTCTGTTAGAGAAACATTTGCATAATCATCAGCTGTTTGATATTTTTTGAATAAATTTTCAGTAACTTTGTTTACATTTATATCTGTAGTCTGTGCAGAAAGTATTGTTGCAACAACTAAATCAAGAGCAGAGTTAAAATTAAGTGCTGTTTTTACATTCGGATATCTTTTATCAAGCCTTTTAATTATTTCTAAAACTTTTTCTTTTTTATCCATTTTATTCTCCTCCAATTTTTAAAACTTTTGCGCCTTTTATTTTTCTTTCTTTTATATCTTTGAGTGCTTTATTAGCATCTTCAAAAGAATATATTTCAATCTCAGGCTTTATTGGTATTTGTGAGGCAATTTTAAGAAATTCTTCAATATCTTTTCTTGTAACATTAGCCACTGATTTGATTTCTTTTTCAAGCCATAAATCTTTCTGATAATCAATATTTAAGAATTCATTTTTATCAATTTCTTCTTTCCTTATCGCATTTATTACAAGCCTTCCAGCAGGTTTAAGATGTTTAAGAACTTTAATAGGCGGTTTCCACACGGGAGTAGTATCAATTGCTGAATTTAATTTTTCTGGTGGTGTTTCATCAAAATCCCCTGTCCAGTATGCACCGAGTTTCATAGAAAGCTGTCTTTCTGACAATGTTCTTGAAAATACAAAAACTTTTGAATCTGGATACAAATATTTTATCATTTTTAAGACAAGATGCCCTGATGCGCCAAAACCAATAAGTCCAATGTTTTGTTTATTTTCAACTTTTGCAAGCATCAAAGACCTATACCCAATTGCTCCTGCACAGAAAAGAGGAGCCGCCTCTTCATTTGCAAAATTTTCTGGAATAGGGAAAGCAAAATCTTCATGAATTTTGAAATACTCTGCATATCCACCGTGAGCATCTTTACCTGTTGCTTTAAAGTCTTTGCAAAGATTTTCCAGCCCTTTTAAACAATACTCACATTTACCACAGGCTGAATAAATCCAGCCTACACCTGCTCTATCTCCAACTTTAAATTTCTTTACAGCACTTCCGACTTTTACAACCTCTCCTACAATCTGATGCCCTGGAATAACAGGAAAAAATGCCGGCATTGCTCTACCTTCTATTTCGTCCAACTCTGTATGACAGACTCCGCAAGCATGAATTTTGATTAATATTTCTTTATAATCTGGGAAAGGAATATCCATTTCCAAAAGTCTCAATGGCTCATTTATTTTGGCAATGACCCATGCTTTCATAAAGATATTATATACCATGCGTTCAATAACTGTGTTGGCATTTTTGACCCTCAGGGTAAAAAATGCCTGTTTTTTTGACAGGCAACACTGTTCAAATAAAGATTTAAGGTAATTTTTATTGTGGCATGGATTTTGTTTATTTGTTTTGAAAATTAAAAGTAAGGAGGAATCTTATGAACCCCAAGATATTGATAATCAGTATAACAAAAGATATTAATAAATTTCTTGCTTTTAACATCGGTGTTTTAATGCTGATTTTGTCTTTTATTTTCATAATCGGGGGTTATGAGAAAAAGGAATTTATTTTAGCTATTTCTTTAGCAGGAATAAGTTCATTAACAGTAAATTTATTGAGCGCAAAAATTATGAAAAGAAAAATGGAGAAAATAATACATTATTCTTTTGAAAAAGTTGAAACTCAGTTATATTTTGATGAATTGACATCGGTTTATAATAGAACAACTGGAATAAATAGGTTAATGGAAGAAATGGCAAGATCAAAGAGACATAAGCAGCATTTGTCAGTAGCAATGCTTGATATAGATAATTTTAAATCTATAAATGATAATTACGGACATTTAGCAGGAGACAGGGTTTTAAACCATATTGCTTTACAGATTAAAAATCTTTTAAGAGCAAGTGATGTAGTTTCAAGATATGGAGGCGAAGAATTTTTGATAATACTACCTGAAACAGATGAAATAAAAGCATTTATGGCACTTGAAAGGGTTAGAGAAAACATAGCAAGAAGACCAGTTAAAATAGGAAATGGGAAGCTTAATATAACTGTAAGTATTGGTATAACAGAGGTGGATATAAATGATAGCTCAACAGATGCTATACAGAGAGCTGACTTAGCTCTTCTTAAAGCAAAAAGAGATGGTAAGAATAGGATTGAAATAGCTCCAAAGTATATAAATACCATGGATTAGGCGGTCATGAATATCTCTGTCTTGCCTTTCCAGAAATTCTCCAAAGAAGCTCTTGTTTTAGGATGTAGACTTAAATTTTTATCTTCCTGTAAAAGTTGTTCTGCTTCATTTCTTGCAATTTCAAGAAGAGACTGATCTTTAATTAAATCAGCAACTTTCAGATCAGGCATTCCTGATTGTTTAACTCCAAAAAGTTCACCCGGTCCTCTTATTTTCATATCTTCTTCTGCTATTTTAAAACCATCAGAGTAGTTTACAATTGCTCTAAGTCTTAATTTAGCTTCTTCTGTTAATTTATAAGGCAATAATATGCATTTTGAAGGTCTTAGACCTCTCCCCACTCTTCCTCTTAGTTGATGCAACTGGGCAAGTCCGAATCTTTCTGCATGTATAATTATCATTAAAGTAGCATTAGGAACATCTACACCAACTTCAATAACTGTGGTTGCAACAAGTATATGAATATCACCATTACGAAACTCTTTCATTATTTCTTCTCGCTGTTTAGCTGACATTTTTCCATGTATTAGCGCAACTTTGTATTGAGGGAAGAGTTTTTTTAAACCTTCGTATCCTTGAGTTGCTGATTTTAAATCCATTGCCTCAGATTCTTCTATTAAAGGATATACAACATAGACCTGTCCTCCAGAGCTAACTTCTTCAGCAATCATTTTATAAATGATTTTTTTATTTTCAGGTTCAATGACTTTTGTTAAAATTGGTTTTCTTCCAGCAGGAAGTTCATCAAGTATTGAGTAATCAAGGTCTCCATAAACTGTAAGTGCCATTGTTCTTGGAATTGGAGTTGCTGTCATTACAAGGGTATCTGGATTCAGTCCTTTCTTTTTTAGCATTGCTCTTTGAATTACTCCAAATCTATGTTGTTCATCTATGACAACAATACCTAAATTTTTAAAATGAATATCTTCTTGTATTAATGCATGAGTGCCAATAATGAGATTTACAGCACCAGAACATATGAGATTAGAATGTTTATTATAGGATGATGTGTAAATTAAAGTATTGATAGGCAGTCCTTTAAGCAGTGAAGAGATATTCAGATAGTGTTGTTCTGCAAGTATTTCTGTTGGTGCCATCAAAGCTGCTTGATATCCACACTCTATAGCAGCAAGCATTGCTGCCACAGCAACAACTGTTTTTCCAGAACCTACATCTCCTTGAAGTAGTCTATTCATAGGAATCGGTTTTTTCATATCCTCTAAAATTTCATTTATTACCTTTTGTTGTGCTGATGTTAGTTTAAAAGGAAGATTTTCAAGGAATTTTTTTAGCAAGTCGCCTTCTGGGTTGAAAGAAATACCTTTTTCGCAGATTCTATTTTGTTTTATTAGAAGAATGCCGAGTTGAAGAAAAAATAATTCATCAAAAATTATTCTTTTATGAAAATCAGAAGTTTTTTCATTTAAAAGTTTGATATCCGCATTGTTAGGAGGCAGATGCACAAATTTAATAGCTTCTTTGAGAGTTGGAAGCTTTAATTTGTTTATCAGATTTTCAGGTAAGTGCTCTTCTATATGCGGAATAGCAAATTCTACAGCAGTCTGCATTATTGATTGCATCTGTTTCTGTGATAAACCTTCAGTAAGTCTGTATATGGGGACAATTTCTTGGGTTTGAGAATTTAAAGTTTGTTCTACTAATTCATATTCTGGATTGAGAATTTCTAAATAATTTCCTCTATAATCAATCTGAACTTTTCCAAAAAGTTTTAGTTTCTTTTTTTCTTTCAAAATTTTTTTTAGATAATTTTGATTAAACCATTTTGCTTTTAGGAAACCTGTTCCATCTGAAATTATTGCTTCAATTATAGATAGATTTGTTTTTGTTCTTATTTCATTAATCTGAACTACAGAGCCTTCTGCAGTTATGATTTCTCCAGGTTTTATCTCAAAAATGCTTTTTTTATTTCTTCTGTCTTCATATTGAGAAGGTAGATAGTATAAGGCTTCTTTAACTGTTTCTATACCTATTTTTTTAAGAAGGTTAGCTTTTTTAGGACCTACACCTTTTAAATACTGGATGGGAAGGTTTAAGCCTTGAACATTCATTTATTTTAGTCATTTACCTGCTTCTGATTGGTTTCTTTAAAAGCTCTCTCTGTTTCTTTATGTTTCATTTGATTGTATTCTGACTCACTCAATACATCAATGCTCCAGCCTGTTAGTCTTGAAGCAAGTCTAACATTCTGTCCTTTTTTACCAATTGCTAAAGAGAGTTGATCATTTTCAACAACAACAACTGCTGTTTTCTCATTTTCATTTATACCTACCTTGAGCACAGTTGCCGGAGTAAGAGCTTTTGCAATAAAAAAACTCATATCATCACTGTAAGGAATTATATCAATCCTTTCACCTTTTAACTCTCTGACAACAGCCTGAACTCTTGTTCCTTTCATACCAACGCATGCTCCAACAGGGTCTACTGAAGGGTCTTTTGATGAAGCCGCTATTTTGGTTCTTTCTCCTGGGTCCCTTGCAATGGTTTTTATTTCTACTATTCCATCCTGAATCTCAGGAACTTCAAGAGTGAATAATCCTACTACAAAGTTTGGATGTGTTCTTGAAAGTTTTATTATAGGTTCTTTTGGTGTCTGTTTTACTTCAAATATATATGCTTTTACTATATCTCCTCTTTTTAAATTATCCTGTGGCAGCACCTCTTTATCTGGCAGAATTGCTTCTGCCTTACCTACAAGTATATAGAAATTCCCTTTTTCTTTTCTTAATACTGTTCCGCTAACTATATTACCGACTTTATCTTTAAACTCTTCAAAAATCTGTGACCTTTCAATTTCCCTTATTTTCTGAAAAAGCACATGTTTTGCAGTCTGAACAGCAATTCTTCCAAAATCCTGAATTGATAAAGGAACTTCAACTGTATCTCCGATTCCTTTATCAATATATTTTTGTTTTACTTCTTCTATTGAAATTTCAGATGCTGAATCTTTTACTTCTTCTACTACTTTTTTTATTTCAAAGATATTAATGTCAAAAGTTTGAGGTTCAATTTTTATTTTTATTGAAGATTTATTTCCATATTTCTTCCTTATAGCTGAAATTAGAGCTGTCTCAAGAAGCTCTATCACAGCATCTTTGGTAATTCCCTTTTCTCTCATTATTTGTTCTACTAAAAATTTAAGCTCTTTCCCCATAAAATTATCCTAAATAAACCTGTGCTTTGATGATTTTATTAAAAGGTATAAATAAAAGTTCAGTTTTACCTTTTTTCTTGCTTCCTTTGATCTTTGTTTCCTGAATTTCTATTCTTACCCAGTCATCTCCCACATCAACAATTTTCCCTATAAAAAAAGTGTTATCAGCTATTTTTTCTTTTGTGGTAATTTTCACATCTCTGCCTATATTTCTTAAAAAATCTTTTTTATTTTTAAGTGGTCTGTCAATTCCAGGAGAAGAAACTTCAAGAGTATAGGAGCTTTTTATCGGATCTTCAACATCAAGTATAGCCTCTATAGCTCTTGAAAAATTTTCACAATCCTTTATAGTGACACCTCCTTCTTTATCAATAAAAATTCTTAAAGTTAATCCTTTACCTCCTGGATATATTTCCACATTAACTATTTCCACTCCTTCCTGTTCGCCAACTATATTGGCATAATCGGTTATTTTGTCTT
The Thermodesulfovibrio yellowstonii DSM 11347 DNA segment above includes these coding regions:
- the rimP gene encoding ribosome maturation factor RimP, producing the protein MNIKELKDKITDYANIVGEQEGVEIVNVEIYPGGKGLTLRIFIDKEGGVTIKDCENFSRAIEAILDVEDPIKSSYTLEVSSPGIDRPLKNKKDFLRNIGRDVKITTKEKIADNTFFIGKIVDVGDDWVRIEIQETKIKGSKKKGKTELLFIPFNKIIKAQVYLG
- the nusA gene encoding transcription termination factor NusA encodes the protein MGKELKFLVEQIMREKGITKDAVIELLETALISAIRKKYGNKSSIKIKIEPQTFDINIFEIKKVVEEVKDSASEISIEEVKQKYIDKGIGDTVEVPLSIQDFGRIAVQTAKHVLFQKIREIERSQIFEEFKDKVGNIVSGTVLRKEKGNFYILVGKAEAILPDKEVLPQDNLKRGDIVKAYIFEVKQTPKEPIIKLSRTHPNFVVGLFTLEVPEIQDGIVEIKTIARDPGERTKIAASSKDPSVDPVGACVGMKGTRVQAVVRELKGERIDIIPYSDDMSFFIAKALTPATVLKVGINENEKTAVVVVENDQLSLAIGKKGQNVRLASRLTGWSIDVLSESEYNQMKHKETERAFKETNQKQVND